The following are encoded together in the Meleagris gallopavo isolate NT-WF06-2002-E0010 breed Aviagen turkey brand Nicholas breeding stock unplaced genomic scaffold, Turkey_5.1 ChrUn_random_7180001948711, whole genome shotgun sequence genome:
- the ENC1 gene encoding ectoderm-neural cortex protein 1, whose amino-acid sequence MSVSMHENRKSRASTGSINIYLFHKSSYADSVLTHLNLLRQQRLFTDVLLHAGNRSFPCHRAVLAACSRYFEAMFSGGLKESQDSEVNFHNSIHPEVLELLLDYAYSSRVIINEENAESLLEAGDMLEFQDIRDACAEFLEKNLHPTNCLGMLLLSDAHQCTKLYELSWRMCLSNFQSISKSEDFLQLPKDMVVQLLSSEELETEDERLVYESAMNWVNYDLSKRHCYLPELLQTVRLALLPAIYLMENVAMEELITKQRKSKEIVEESIRCKLKILQNDGVVTSLCARPRKTGHSLFLLGGQTFMCDKLYLVDQKAKEIIPKADIPSPRKEFSACAIGCKVYITGGRGSENGVSKDVWVYDTLHEEWSKAAPMLVARFGHGSAELKHCLYVVGGHTAATGCLPASPSVSLKQVEQYDPVTNKWTMVAPLREGVSNAAVVSAKLKLFAFGGTSVSHDKLPKVQCYDQCENRWTVPATCPQPWRYTAAAVLGNQIFIMGGDTEFSACSAYKFNSETYQWTKVGDVTAKRMSCHAVASGNKLYVVGGYFGIQRCKTLDCYDPTLDVWNSITTVPYSLIPTAFVSTWKHLPS is encoded by the coding sequence atgtcagtcAGCATGCATGAAAATCGCAAATCTAGGGCCAGTACTGGCTCCATAAACATATACTTATTCCACAAGTCATCCTATGCTGATAGTGTCCTGACTCACTTGAATCTTCTGCGTCAGCAGCGTCTCTTTACAGATGTTCTTCTCCATGCTGGGAACAGGTCATTCCCCTGCCACAGAGCTgtcctggctgcctgcagccgCTATTTTGAAGCAATGTTCAGTGGAGGACTGAAAGAGAGCCAGGACAGCGAAGTCAACTTCCATAACTCCATTCACCCAGAAGTCTTGGAGCTGCTTCTGGACTATGCATATTCCTCCAGGGTTATCATCAATGAGGAGAATGCAGAGTCGCTGCTGGAGGCTGGTGACATGCTGGAGTTCCAGGACATCAGGGATGCTTGTGCAGAGTTTCTGGAGAAAAACCTTCATCCTACCAACTGTCTTggcatgctgctgctgtcagatgCTCACCAGTGCACCAAGCTTTATGAGCTCTCTTGGAGGATGTGCCTTAGCAACTTCCAGAGTATCAGTAAAAGTGAAGACTTCCTCCAGCTGCCGAAAGACATGGTAGTGCAGCTCCTTTCCAGTGAAGAATTAGAAACCGAAGATGAAAGGCTCGTGTATGAATCAGCTATGAACTGGGTCAACTATGACTTGAGTAAGCGTCACTGTTACCTGCCTGAGCTACTTCAGACAGTGAGACTGGCCCTCTTGCCAGCCATATACCTGATGGAGAACGTGGCAATGGAAGAACTTATCAccaagcaaaggaaaagcaaagagataGTAGAAGAATCGATACGATGCAAGTTAAAGATCCTACAGAATGATGGAGTGGTCACTAGTTTGTGTGCCAGACCCCGCAAAACCGGCCATTCACTTTTTCTTCTAGGTGGCCAGACTTTCATGTGTGACAAGCTGTACCTGGTGGACCAAAAGGCAAAGGAGATCATTCCGAAGGCTGACATACCGAGTCCGCGGAAAGAGTTCAGTGCTTGTGCCATAGGCTGCAAAGTGTATATCACTGGGGGACGAGGGTCAGAAAACGGAGTCTCCAAAGATGTGTGGGTGTATGACACCCTTCATGAGGAGTGGTCAAAGGCTGCTCCCATGCTGGTGGCTCGCTTTGGCCATGGCTCTGCTGAGCTGAAGCACTGTCTGTATGTGGTAGGAGGACACACTGCAGCAACTGGATGCCTCCCAGCTTCCCCTTCAGTATCCTTAAAGCAAGTAGAACAATACGATCCTGTGACCAACAAATGGACCATGGTTGCCCCGCTGCGAGAGGGAGTAAGCAATGCAGCTGTGGTCAGCGCAAAGCTGAAGCTGTTTGCTTTCGGAGGGACCAGTGTCAGCCACGACAAGCTGCCCAAAGTTCAGTGCTACGATCAGTGTGAGAACAGATGGACGGTACCAGCAACCTGCCCCCAGCCTTGGCGCTacactgctgcagctgtccTGGGTAACCAGATTTTTATTATGGGTGGAGATACGGAATTCTCTGCGTGCTCTGCTTACAAATTCAACAGTGAGACATACCAGTGGACTAAGGTGGGAGATGTGACAGCCAAGCGGATGAGCTGCCACGCAGTGGCATCTGGAAACAAGCTGTATGTTGTTGGAGGCTACTTTGGCATTCAGAGATGCAAAACGTTGGACTGCTACGATCCCACTTTGGACGTATGGAACAGCATAACAACTGTGCCATACTCGCTGATTCCCACAGCATTTGTCAGCACATGGAAGCACCTCCCCTCGTAA